The Candidatus Palauibacter australiensis genome includes the window GATCACGACGAGAAGCAGGTAGGGCATCGCCGCCATGAACACGAACATCAGGACGTACCCCGCCTGTTCGTCGGGGGTATGCTGCATCTGCGGGGCCGCCGCGAGGACGGCGAAGGGTTTCGGCACGGCTGCTACAGCTTGTCGAGGACGAGCACCGCCATCAGCAGTGGAAGATAGAGGATCGAGGCCCGGAACAAACCCCGGGCGTTCGCCGGCGACGCGGCTCGAGCGAACCGGAACGCGGTCCACAGGAAGAAGCCCCCGAGGCCGAGCGCGACCGCGAAGTAGACGGCGCCCGTGAGACCGAGGACGCTCGGGAGCAGGCTCACGGGGATCAGGGTGAGCGCGTAGAGCAGCGCCTGGTGACGCGTCCGCCGGCCCTCGAAGTCGCCGACGGAGAGCATGCGAAGCCCGGCCGCCTCGTAGTCGTCGCGAAGCAGCCACGCCAGGGCGAGAAAGTGCGGCAGCTGCCACACGAAGAGGATCGCGAACAGGGCCCAGCCGCCGGGGCCGAGCTGCCCGGTTGCGGCGGTCCAGCCTCCGAGGATCGGCAGGGCCCCGGGCACCGCGCCCACAACCGTGGAGAGCGAGTGTACGCGCTTGAGCGGCGTGTATACGAAGTCGTAGGAGACGAAGGTGGCGAGCGCGAGACCGGCGGTAAGCGGATTGACCGCGATCCACAGCCAGGCGATCCCCGCCGCGGCCAGAACTCCGGAGACGACCGCAGCCGGGGGCGCCGCGATCCGGCCCGCCGGCAGGGGCCGGGCGCGCGTACGCACCATGAGCGCGTCCACATCCCGCTCCAGCACCTGGTTCATCGCGCTCGTCCCGGACGCGACGAGCGCCACGCCGGCCATGGCCTGC containing:
- the cyoE gene encoding heme o synthase encodes the protein MEVGSLQGSPWQDPASAPRAVGRSPEAAGAGRIPPGGISTRIRSIRRTLPSYLELTKPRITALVVATAAAGFLLGAASFDFALFLQAMAGVALVASGTSAMNQVLERDVDALMVRTRARPLPAGRIAAPPAAVVSGVLAAAGIAWLWIAVNPLTAGLALATFVSYDFVYTPLKRVHSLSTVVGAVPGALPILGGWTAATGQLGPGGWALFAILFVWQLPHFLALAWLLRDDYEAAGLRMLSVGDFEGRRTRHQALLYALTLIPVSLLPSVLGLTGAVYFAVALGLGGFFLWTAFRFARAASPANARGLFRASILYLPLLMAVLVLDKL